In Silene latifolia isolate original U9 population chromosome 3, ASM4854445v1, whole genome shotgun sequence, a single window of DNA contains:
- the LOC141648050 gene encoding uncharacterized protein LOC141648050, whose amino-acid sequence MKVLYFVTLHVLLGFLLFSLASSDIGFAEVAESVSEVEEIDYVRLDEVKKSCSSVVDSGLEFTLNLDLNEINVLKNELSFSNGDWEQVETSAPIMPFVNFFWLNSSNGGYSRLHRTFGSKIPYKLVSFELTDISLDHKSKKTVAVNGKLCMVITSTLPLATRFDGRRPSFSMWEGHTRLFVDFQGIYTEQKNNGGERVLCLLGSTFLPSRQSDSDDPWKSVKGDRGIIPPPLLQDDQILLTLHIPKSASLKRMAIHGEMRSLNSKSNEKYFDKVQMTSQLKAETHHYEFSPSEVISKACDPYPYPDPHVTGGNELYKGLDFCEMIRKVSTDASFSVASHWRCNGTDAFCSKFGPFGFDKKINATDGSFKDARILMQNVYCLADNKTHNNELSARVFAVFRAFDSPDNLFLENQRSGFGNMTLVAEGTWKSSSGQLCMIGCLGTTDLEKRGCNSRICLYIPLSFSIKQRSLLIGSISSLEQNNPPFYPLSLEVLYQSLDYIYDGYTYKHPYYYYTKIVDAGAVLEKDEPFSFGTVIKRSLLTFPKLQDSEDYSESLRLLAEDLTLHVSAVPNPLPKSRDFRTDVEMEVLSLGPMFGRDWFSNDSIANLGSPYHTNASYTEKQLLLNVSTQMKLRGGPYSNFSALFLEGLYDQHVGKMYLIGCRDVRASWRVLFDDKDFLDSGLDCSIEVIISYPSTTARWLLTPTASVSISSQRTEDDPLYFKPLKLLTLPILYRQQREEILSRRSFEGILKILTLSITIGCILRQLLYLSAITDYIPYMSLTMLGSQVIGYSLPLIIGAEALSKNANTENTSTPFYDLEQSQWTQVIDYIVKLQVLVCFILTLRLSQKVWKARVRLLGQNRSRPYRAPSEKWVFLITLIIHILGYLLALIFHSVKTGQTPMWTQQYVDPSGNPLSLKTWETLLQEYTGLLQDLFLLPQVIGNIIWQIDSKPLAKLYYMGITILRLLPHGYDYIRGPAATPFFSEEYEFVNRKFDFFSEFGDIAIPCLAIIFAVIVYIQQKWNYEKLSHTLTIGHFRLLPMSSRMYEKIPSELAEAELVCDPNRSNVQKDDK is encoded by the coding sequence ATGAAAGTTTTGTACTTTGTGACTCTACATGTGTTATTAGGGTTCTTGCTATTTAGTTTAGCAAGTTCTGATATCGGGTTTGCGGAGGTTGCGGAGAGTGTATCTGAGGTTGAGGAAATTGATTATGTTAGGTTGGATGAAGTCAAGAAATCGTGTTCTTCTGTCGTGGACTCGGGTTTGGAGTTCACCTTAAATCTTGATCTTAATGAGATTAATGTGTTGAAGAATGAACTCTCCTTTTCTAATGGAGATTGGGAGCAGGTAGAAACTAGTGCCCCTATAATGCCATTTGTAAACTTCTTTTGGTTAAATTCATCCAATGGAGGATACAGCCGATTACATAGAACATTTGGTTCAAAGATTCCATATAAGCTTGTTTCCTTCGAGTTGACTGATATTAGTTTGGACCATAAATCGAAAAAAACTGTGGCCGTTAATGGAAAACTTTGTATGGTAATTACATCCACTCTTCCATTAGCGACTAGATTTGATGGAAGACGGCCTAGTTTTTCCATGTGGGAGGGCCATACTCGTCTTTTTGTTGATTTTCAAGGAATTTATACCGAACAGAAGAACAATGGTGGGGAGAGAGTTCTTTGTTTATTGGGTAGTACATTTTTGCCTTCCCGTCAATCTGATTCTGATGATCCTTGGAAATCAGTAAAGGGAGACAGGGGTATAATACCACCACCTCTGCTACAAGATGATCAAATCCTCCTCACTCTTCACATCCCTAAGAGTGCCAGTCTCAAGCGTATGGCAATCCAtggagaaatgagaagtttgAACTCTAAATCAAACGAGAAGTACTTTGATAAAGTCCAAATGACGTCACAACTGAAGGCCGAAACTCATCACTATGAGTTTAGCCCTAGTGAGGTAATATCAAAGGCATGTGATCCATATCCATACCCAGATCCGCATGTTACTGGTGGTAATGAGCTCTACAAGGGTCTTGATTTTTGCGAAATGATTAGGAAAGTTTCCACTGATGCATCCTTTTCAGTTGCTTCACACTGGCGGTGCAATGGCACAGATGCGTTTTGTAGCAAGTTTGGGCCTTTTGGGTTCGATAAAAAGATCAATGCCACTGATGGAAGTTTCAAGGATGCAAGAATTCTAATGCAAAATGTTTATTGTTTGGCTGATAATAAAACACACAATAATGAATTATCAGCTAGAGTTTTTGCGGTTTTTAGAGCCTTTGATTCCCCTGACAATCTGTTTTTGGAAAATCAAAGAAGTGGATTTGGTAATATGACGCTTGTTGCCGAGGGGACATGGAAATCTTCTTCCGGACAGCTTTGCATGATTGGTTGCCTTGGGACTACAGACTTGGAAAAAAGAGGCTGCAATTCTCGAATTTGCTTGTATATACCTTTGTCATTCTCCATCAAACAAAGAAGCCTTCTAATTGGTAGCATTTCAAGTCTCGAGCAGAACAATCCCCCTTTCTATCCTTTGTCCCTTGAAGTGCTATATCAGAGTTTGGATTACATTTATGACGGGTATACATACAAGCATCCCTACTATTATTACACAAAAATCGTTGACGCAGGAGCCGTGCTAGAGAAAGACGAGCCCTTTAGCTTTGGAACTGTCATCAAGAGATCATTACTGACATTTCCCAAACTTCAAGATTCAGAGGATTATTCTGAAAGTCTCAGACTTCTTGCAGAAGATCTGACACTCCATGTCTCCGCCGTTCCTAACCCTCTTCCCAAATCACGGGATTTTAGAACTGATGTTGAAATGGAGGTTCTTTCTCTTGGTCCGATGTTTGGGCGTGATTGGTTCTCAAATGACTCGATAGCCAACTTGGGATCCCCTTACCATACAAATGCTTCATACACGGAGAAACAGCTCCTTTTAAATGTTTCTACTCAGATGAAACTCAGGGGTGGACCTTATAGCAACTTCTCGGCACTCTTTCTCGAGGGTCTCTATGATCAACATGTAGGAAAAATGTACCTTATAGGGTGCAGGGATGTCAGAGCTTCATGGAGGGTATTATTTGATGACAAGGATTTCCTGGACAGTGGATTAGACTGCTCAATTGAAGTAATTATCTCATATCCATCCACGACGGCTAGATGGCTATTGACTCCAACAGCAAGTGTTTCAATATCAAGTCAAAGAACTGAAGACGATCCTCTTTACTTTAAGCCACTCAAGCTCCTTACTCTTCCTATTTTGTACCGGCAACAAAGAGAAGAGATACTTTCGCGAAGAAGTTTTGAAGGAATTCTTAAGATTTTGACACTTTCTATCACAATTGGGTGCATATTGAGACAACTGTTATATCTGAGCGCTATAACAGATTATATCCCGTATATGTCTCTTACCATGCTTGGAAGTCAAGTAATTGGGTATTCTCTTCCTCTTATCATTGGCGCTGAAGCTCTTTCAAAGAACGCGAATACAGAGAATACCAGCACTCCATTTTATGATCTCGAGCAAAGTCAATGGACCCAAGTGATTGATTACATCGTCAAGCTTCAAGTACTGGTTTGTTTTATACTGACTCTAAGGCTCAGCCAGAAAGTTTGGAAGGCTCGGGTCAGACTACTCGGTCAAAACCGGAGCAGGCCATACCGCGCTCCATCTGAAAAATGGGTCTTTCTCATAACTTTGATCATACACATCCTCGGATATCTGTTAGCCTTGATCTTCCATTCGGTCAAGACGGGGCAAACCCCGATGTGGACCCAACAATATGTGGATCCTTCTGGAAATCCTCTATCACTGAAAACCTGGGAAACTCTGTTACAAGAGTACACAGGTTTACTTCAAGATCTTTTCCTTCTTCCTCAAGTAATTGGCAACATTATATGGCAGATTGATAGTAAGCCACTTGCAAAGCTATATTACATGGGAATCACAATTCTCAGGCTCCTTCCACACGGGTACGACTATATCAGAGGTCCGGCAGCTACTCCATTTTTCTCCGAGGAATACGAGTTTGTCAACAGAAAATTTGACTTTTTCTCGGAATTTGGTGATATTGCTATACCATGTTTGGCTATAATATTTGCAGTCATAGTTTATATACAACAAAAGTGGAACTATGAGAAACTTAGTCATACTCTTACAATTGGGCACTTCAGGCTTCTCCCGATGTCGTCGAGAATGTATGAGAAGATCCCTTCTGAGTTAGCAGAAGCTGAGCTTGTTTGTGATCCTAATAGAAGTAATGTTCAAAAGGATGACAAGTAA